In Thiospirochaeta perfilievii, a single window of DNA contains:
- a CDS encoding AraC family transcriptional regulator, which produces MKEQYLYILPPIPDKRFPIYVEKQTHVNKEELFRPHWHEHLELIFMLSGELMLTCNAQKIHGKTNDLLILNPNDLHHLHSITAKVEYYCIIFDLKMIKSLTTDLGDLDFLLPLSENKIIFDTQSKSTQDINRCLVRLVREYNGDNLAKPLIVKSLLMEMVSLLFTQCKYTKQEQEKRNSSIKLIQNILLYLNKNYNKSVDISVLAKNFNISYHHLCHLFKDYTNMSIIKYLSEIRIEKSLRYLEETSKSITEISALVGYEDSNYFSRVFKKIMHKTPREYVKDLNL; this is translated from the coding sequence ATGAAAGAACAGTATTTATATATTTTACCTCCTATTCCCGATAAAAGATTTCCTATATATGTAGAGAAGCAGACCCATGTAAATAAAGAGGAGCTTTTTAGACCCCACTGGCATGAGCACCTAGAGCTTATATTTATGTTAAGTGGAGAATTAATGCTAACCTGTAATGCCCAGAAAATTCATGGAAAAACCAATGATCTACTTATTTTAAACCCTAACGATCTTCACCACCTGCACAGTATAACAGCTAAGGTAGAGTATTATTGTATTATTTTTGACCTTAAAATGATAAAGAGCTTAACTACGGATCTAGGTGATTTAGATTTTCTACTACCCCTATCGGAAAATAAAATAATTTTTGATACACAGTCTAAATCCACCCAGGATATAAATAGATGTCTAGTTAGACTTGTTAGGGAGTACAATGGAGACAATTTGGCGAAACCTCTTATTGTTAAATCCCTATTAATGGAGATGGTTAGTCTTCTCTTTACCCAGTGTAAATATACGAAACAGGAACAGGAAAAAAGAAATAGCAGTATAAAACTAATCCAGAATATACTCCTCTACCTAAATAAAAACTATAATAAAAGTGTGGATATTAGTGTGCTAGCCAAGAACTTCAATATTAGCTACCACCACCTGTGTCATCTTTTTAAAGATTACACAAATATGTCCATTATAAAGTACCTATCGGAAATAAGAATAGAGAAATCCCTTAGATATTTGGAAGAGACAAGTAAAAGCATAACTGAGATATCCGCCCTAGTTGGTTATGAAGACTCTAACTACTTTAGTAGAGTCTTTAAAAAAATTATGCATAAAACACCAAGGGAGTATGTTAAGGATCTAAACCTGTAG
- a CDS encoding prolyl oligopeptidase family serine peptidase: protein MPKCIKIKLLISLALITVLLGCKTGEEQGRKKMKVTYKTVTEVYDWGPGISKIILETGEDLKPDSLSTVDFKVESNRVFKDFNFSTFKPMDNPTDHIAERTVLDVYISDSMGNRAKKGSTITMELEVGPTLTEGSPFNYDMGSNFNVFVDTTYNISTLNPIKLKNGRTLEIAETNRDNDLGNINLIADEFINNLEFSHNDIALKYATFNPDNNKEKDGSTPLIIWLHGAGEGGNNTLITIMGNKVVNLATKEIQKLFGDNGAYILAPQTPTLWMDIDGSKTYNTSVPENMGTSYYTETLMELIKSYVESNPKIDKNRIYIGGCSNGGYMTINMLVNYPDYFAAAYPSATPYSSSWLTDEKVEILKDQPIWLVHAKTDGIVPVYQGKLGQDYSTYNLSVDEDGNNIALDNNSNNLYRRLKSAGAKNIYYSLYNNVKDKDSGYEYMGHWSWIYSLNNDPTMEIDGKEITLFSWLAGQSR from the coding sequence ATGCCAAAATGTATTAAAATTAAGTTATTAATTAGCTTAGCATTAATTACAGTTTTACTAGGTTGTAAAACTGGAGAAGAACAGGGGAGAAAAAAAATGAAAGTTACATATAAAACTGTAACAGAGGTCTACGATTGGGGCCCTGGAATATCTAAAATTATTTTAGAAACAGGGGAAGATTTAAAACCAGACTCCCTATCTACTGTTGACTTTAAGGTAGAGTCAAATAGGGTTTTTAAAGATTTTAACTTTTCAACATTTAAACCTATGGATAACCCAACAGACCATATTGCAGAACGAACAGTTCTAGATGTTTATATTTCCGACTCAATGGGAAACAGGGCTAAAAAGGGCTCTACAATAACTATGGAATTAGAGGTAGGTCCTACACTTACTGAAGGATCCCCTTTTAACTATGATATGGGTAGTAATTTTAATGTATTTGTAGATACAACATATAATATTTCAACACTAAACCCAATAAAACTTAAAAATGGAAGAACCTTAGAAATTGCAGAAACTAATAGGGATAATGACCTAGGAAATATCAACCTAATAGCTGATGAGTTTATTAATAATCTAGAGTTTTCCCATAATGATATAGCCCTTAAATATGCAACGTTTAACCCGGATAATAATAAGGAGAAGGATGGATCCACACCTTTAATTATATGGTTACATGGTGCAGGAGAGGGTGGAAATAACACTTTAATTACAATAATGGGGAATAAGGTAGTTAACCTAGCAACTAAGGAAATCCAGAAACTGTTTGGGGATAATGGAGCATATATATTAGCACCCCAAACACCTACTTTATGGATGGATATAGATGGGAGTAAAACTTATAATACCTCTGTTCCAGAAAATATGGGAACATCATACTATACAGAAACCTTAATGGAACTAATTAAAAGTTATGTAGAGTCTAATCCTAAAATAGATAAAAATAGAATATATATCGGAGGATGTTCTAATGGTGGATATATGACTATAAATATGTTAGTTAACTACCCAGACTATTTTGCAGCGGCCTACCCTTCAGCAACCCCATATTCATCTTCATGGTTAACTGATGAGAAGGTCGAGATTTTAAAGGATCAACCTATATGGTTAGTACACGCAAAAACTGATGGGATAGTACCTGTATACCAGGGAAAGCTTGGCCAAGACTACTCTACATACAACTTAAGTGTTGATGAGGATGGGAATAATATAGCATTAGATAATAATAGCAATAACTTATACCGTAGACTTAAGAGTGCTGGAGCAAAAAATATATACTACTCACTCTATAATAATGTAAAAGATAAAGATTCAGGTTACGAGTATATGGGGCATTGGTCTTGGATATATAGTTTAAATAACGACCCTACAATGGAAATTGACGGTAAAGAGATAACACTATTTAGCTGGTTAGCAGGACAAAGTAGATAA
- the corA gene encoding magnesium/cobalt transporter CorA: MMQLKRIKYLNKDKLPPGTIRKHGVGSGDIKISIINYDVDTVDKQYISLDKIVDIDLSKNSKTWIHCPSTINSNLLEKIGNKFNIHSLILENIQNIDHRPKLNDTENFNFIIQKSLQLRDGNLIKNHIGYIIFKDLLITFANGTPFSLIEERILKKEGKVRNKSIDYLLFICMDLLSDEYFELLDLMEQKTIKFEESLIKDNYKLDINEFLQLKSQLDIVRHYVTPLSTIIDGIINSTKPPIDISNLIYYKDLLNNTIQLTDLIKTTSKSIENILNLSINISGYKMNNIMKVLTIISTIFIPLTFIAGVYGMNFEYMPELHFKLSYPITLGIMVIIALIMVNFFRKRRWF, from the coding sequence ATGATGCAACTAAAAAGAATAAAGTATTTAAATAAGGATAAATTACCACCAGGTACCATTAGAAAACATGGGGTAGGTAGTGGAGATATCAAAATATCCATTATTAACTACGATGTTGATACTGTTGATAAGCAGTATATAAGTTTAGATAAAATAGTGGATATTGACCTATCTAAAAATAGTAAAACATGGATTCACTGCCCATCTACAATAAACTCCAATCTTTTAGAGAAGATTGGAAACAAATTTAATATACACTCCCTAATACTGGAGAATATACAGAATATTGATCATAGACCTAAATTAAACGACACAGAAAATTTCAATTTCATAATCCAAAAGAGTTTACAACTTAGAGATGGGAACCTAATAAAAAATCATATAGGTTACATAATATTTAAGGATCTATTAATAACCTTTGCTAATGGAACACCATTTTCCCTAATAGAGGAGAGAATTCTTAAAAAAGAGGGAAAGGTTAGAAATAAGAGTATAGACTACCTACTTTTTATCTGTATGGATCTTTTATCCGATGAGTATTTTGAATTATTAGACCTTATGGAACAAAAAACAATTAAATTCGAGGAGAGTTTAATTAAGGATAACTATAAATTAGACATAAATGAGTTTCTTCAGTTAAAGAGTCAACTAGATATAGTAAGGCACTATGTAACCCCTCTAAGCACAATTATAGATGGGATTATCAACTCAACAAAACCTCCTATTGATATAAGTAACTTAATTTATTACAAAGACTTATTAAACAATACTATCCAACTAACAGACTTAATAAAAACTACTTCAAAAAGTATAGAGAATATATTAAACCTTTCCATTAATATTTCAGGTTATAAAATGAATAATATAATGAAGGTACTAACAATAATTTCGACTATTTTTATTCCTTTAACCTTTATTGCAGGGGTATATGGAATGAACTTTGAATATATGCCGGAACTGCATTTTAAATTATCATACCCAATAACCCTTGGAATTATGGTTATAATCGCCCTTATTATGGTTAACTTTTTTAGGAAAAGAAGGTGGTTTTAA
- a CDS encoding ABC transporter ATP-binding protein, which produces MLKTFKSLNPYLKQYKKLFIVASIFTIIFSTLALVDPYVTGVLIDIIIEGGSVSLVIKGVLLITVVTLLRTFLRYKYFMKFELLSQKLVYKLRKEMYIKLQNLDFTFFDKTPNGKIMTNMTGDIEAIRHFFAWITHVSIFHGFIFIYALIVMFLINPFLAGILLIIIPIIGFISLKLSRSVKPTFVKIREQFSKLNSVVQENISGNRVIKAFASEPYEIEKFNIENQKFNDRNIEAAKVWEKYLPVLDAFAILFNVVVMLIGSLLIINDKMSIGELVTFNRLLWMINNPLRMLGWMINGTQNFIASYDRVDELLNQESKIKEIHKPVNKHTLEGYIKFENVSFHYGDLPVLENISFEVKPGETVALLGSTGSGKSTLTSLISRFYDVTNGQILIDNVPIQNYDISMLRSNISIAMQDIFLFSDSIEGNISYGVPQADKKRIRMAAEIAGVNEFIYQFDQQFDTVVGERGVGLSGGQKQRIALARAIIEDPSILILDDTTSAVDMETEYKILGELKNINEKRTTFIIAHRISSVKDADLILVMDNGRIVERGTHAELLDKKGYYYSVFFQQMGEFNLEKKVVL; this is translated from the coding sequence ATGTTAAAAACATTCAAATCATTAAATCCTTATTTGAAGCAGTATAAAAAACTTTTTATCGTTGCTTCAATATTTACAATCATTTTCTCTACCCTAGCCCTAGTCGACCCATATGTGACAGGTGTTTTAATTGATATAATAATTGAGGGTGGCTCAGTTTCATTAGTAATTAAAGGGGTCTTATTAATTACAGTTGTAACATTACTACGGACGTTTTTACGTTATAAATACTTTATGAAATTTGAACTACTCTCTCAGAAGTTGGTATATAAGCTTAGGAAGGAGATGTATATAAAACTCCAGAATTTAGACTTTACCTTTTTTGATAAAACACCAAATGGAAAAATAATGACAAATATGACAGGGGATATTGAGGCTATTAGACACTTTTTTGCTTGGATAACCCATGTCTCAATTTTCCATGGCTTTATTTTTATATATGCATTAATTGTTATGTTTTTAATAAATCCATTTTTAGCTGGAATACTACTAATAATAATCCCAATAATCGGATTTATATCCTTAAAACTAAGTCGGTCTGTTAAACCTACATTTGTAAAAATACGTGAACAGTTTTCAAAATTAAACAGTGTTGTTCAAGAGAATATTAGTGGTAATAGGGTAATAAAAGCCTTTGCATCGGAACCCTATGAGATAGAAAAGTTTAATATTGAGAACCAAAAATTTAACGATAGAAATATTGAGGCTGCTAAAGTGTGGGAGAAATATCTACCTGTATTAGATGCCTTTGCAATTCTTTTTAACGTAGTTGTTATGTTAATAGGGAGTCTCTTAATAATAAACGATAAAATGAGTATCGGAGAGCTTGTTACATTTAATAGGCTTTTATGGATGATTAATAACCCCTTAAGAATGTTAGGGTGGATGATCAATGGAACTCAGAACTTTATTGCATCCTACGATAGGGTTGATGAACTATTAAACCAGGAGAGTAAAATTAAAGAGATCCATAAACCTGTTAATAAGCACACATTAGAGGGGTATATTAAATTCGAAAATGTCTCCTTCCACTATGGGGATCTACCAGTTTTAGAGAATATCTCCTTTGAGGTAAAACCTGGAGAGACAGTTGCTCTATTAGGATCTACAGGTTCTGGGAAGTCTACTTTAACATCATTAATATCTAGGTTTTATGATGTAACCAATGGGCAGATCCTAATAGATAATGTTCCTATACAAAATTATGATATCTCAATGCTTAGAAGTAATATTTCCATTGCTATGCAGGATATATTCCTCTTCTCCGACTCTATTGAGGGTAACATATCCTATGGTGTACCCCAAGCTGATAAAAAAAGGATTAGGATGGCTGCAGAGATAGCAGGGGTTAATGAGTTTATATACCAGTTTGATCAGCAGTTTGACACAGTTGTAGGAGAGAGGGGAGTTGGTCTTTCCGGGGGACAAAAACAGCGAATTGCCCTAGCAAGAGCGATTATTGAGGATCCATCAATTTTGATTTTAGATGATACAACTTCGGCGGTTGATATGGAAACAGAGTATAAAATATTAGGTGAACTAAAAAATATAAATGAGAAAAGAACCACCTTTATTATAGCCCATAGAATATCCTCGGTTAAGGATGCTGACTTAATTTTAGTTATGGATAATGGAAGGATAGTAGAAAGGGGAACTCATGCTGAGTTATTAGATAAAAAGGGCTACTACTACAGTGTTTTTTTCCAGCAGATGGGGGAGTTTAATCTAGAAAAGAAGGTGGTGTTATAA
- a CDS encoding glycoside hydrolase family 3 protein — protein sequence MVDYINEIKGFSSYARKAAAEGIVLLKNEDEVLPIIPSDEVALFGRCQIDYYRSGTGSGGSVNVPYTVNAVEGFELNKNINTNKYLLDLYANFVKENPFDNGGGGWAAEPWFQKEMRLTEDIVKTAKGSSNKAVIIIGRTAGEDQDNGAKPGSYYLTEDELDMLNKVCSLFNNVIVVLNVSNTIDMSWLENSNLKNSIKSVLYSWQGGMEGGNALADVLSGDVTPSGKLTDTISYRLEDHPSDKNFGNEISNIYAEDIYVGYRYFETFNKDAVQFPFGFGLSYTSFTTKQLTAQILGEGSAKEFVVRVAVTNSGDKYSGKEVVQLYYSAPQGVLGKPEVELIAFKKSRILKPGETQELEFKIDLSSMASYDDSGITGYKSSYILEKGGYRLFFGNSVRNLNLVEFDKEIILEDNIVVKELEEALAPQESFKRVKPGDKKADGTYSLEYEETPKSQISLKDRMESRKPKDLEITGDRGIKLIDVKNKKSTMDEFLAQLTQKELEIIVRGEGMSSPKVTSGTAGAFGGVGDSLIKLGIPVACCADGPSGIRRDSGEIAMQLPIGTLLACSWDVDMVRELYKFEGMELVLNEIDSLLGPGINIHRHPLNGRNFEYFSEDPYLTGLMASAVTLGIKDGGSTGTVKHFACNDQEYKRSIVDSVVSERALREIHLKAFEMVVKEGEAVSIMTAYNPINGIWTASNYDLNTTILRGEWGFKGIVMTDWWAKMNDPVNGGEPSIQQAASMVRAQNDIYMLVNNYGAEVNGLGDDLSESVESGVLTIGELQRCARNICNFILDAKVIERPIKEPIVTKVPAAVGDTAEFKTNSEIKFNTTVDGTKTFIVDEEGEYSLVIYMCHDNDPAAQSSCNLLLNNEYITNIQLNGSFGNWVRQKDLNVYLEKGLYQIDIKFTKPGLEIGHIVFTKN from the coding sequence ATGGTAGATTATATAAATGAAATAAAAGGATTTTCATCCTATGCGAGAAAGGCTGCAGCCGAGGGTATAGTTTTATTAAAAAATGAAGATGAAGTACTGCCTATTATCCCTAGTGATGAGGTTGCACTATTTGGTAGATGCCAAATTGATTATTACAGAAGTGGAACTGGTTCCGGGGGATCTGTTAATGTTCCATATACTGTTAATGCTGTTGAAGGATTTGAATTAAATAAAAACATAAACACAAATAAATATTTATTAGACTTATATGCAAACTTTGTAAAAGAGAATCCCTTTGATAATGGTGGTGGTGGCTGGGCTGCTGAACCCTGGTTCCAAAAAGAGATGAGACTAACAGAGGATATTGTTAAAACAGCTAAGGGTAGTTCAAATAAAGCTGTCATTATTATTGGGCGAACTGCTGGGGAAGACCAGGATAACGGTGCTAAACCAGGAAGTTATTATTTAACAGAAGATGAACTAGATATGTTAAACAAGGTCTGTTCTCTGTTTAACAATGTAATTGTTGTTTTAAACGTATCAAATACTATTGATATGAGCTGGTTAGAAAATTCAAACTTAAAAAATAGTATAAAATCAGTTCTCTACTCCTGGCAGGGAGGTATGGAAGGGGGTAATGCCCTTGCTGATGTATTATCCGGGGATGTTACTCCAAGTGGTAAGTTAACAGATACAATATCATATAGATTAGAAGATCATCCCTCTGATAAAAATTTTGGTAATGAGATAAGTAATATATATGCTGAAGACATCTATGTTGGATACAGATATTTTGAAACTTTTAATAAGGATGCAGTTCAGTTCCCATTTGGTTTTGGTCTGTCATACACCTCTTTTACCACTAAACAGTTAACTGCCCAGATATTAGGAGAGGGTTCTGCTAAGGAATTTGTTGTAAGGGTCGCTGTAACAAATAGTGGAGATAAATATTCAGGGAAAGAGGTTGTACAACTATACTACTCTGCTCCCCAGGGTGTTTTAGGTAAACCAGAAGTTGAACTTATCGCCTTTAAAAAGAGTAGAATACTAAAACCCGGGGAGACCCAGGAGTTAGAGTTTAAAATAGACCTATCTAGTATGGCATCCTATGATGATAGTGGGATTACTGGTTATAAATCCTCATATATTTTAGAGAAGGGGGGCTATAGGCTCTTTTTTGGAAATAGTGTAAGAAACTTAAATTTAGTAGAGTTTGATAAAGAGATTATTCTAGAGGACAATATTGTTGTTAAAGAGTTAGAAGAGGCCTTAGCACCACAAGAATCATTTAAAAGAGTGAAGCCTGGGGATAAAAAAGCTGATGGAACTTATAGTCTCGAGTACGAGGAAACACCTAAGTCACAAATATCCTTAAAGGATAGAATGGAGAGTCGAAAACCTAAGGATCTAGAGATAACAGGGGATAGGGGCATAAAACTAATAGATGTAAAAAATAAAAAGAGTACAATGGATGAGTTTTTAGCCCAACTAACACAAAAAGAGCTTGAAATTATAGTTAGAGGTGAGGGGATGAGTAGTCCTAAGGTTACCTCAGGTACTGCTGGAGCTTTTGGTGGAGTTGGAGACTCTTTAATAAAACTAGGTATTCCTGTTGCGTGTTGTGCAGATGGCCCATCTGGAATTAGACGTGACAGTGGTGAGATTGCAATGCAACTTCCAATTGGAACACTTTTAGCTTGTAGTTGGGATGTTGATATGGTTCGAGAGTTATATAAATTTGAGGGTATGGAACTTGTTTTAAATGAGATCGACTCTCTATTAGGCCCTGGGATTAATATTCATAGACACCCATTAAATGGTAGAAACTTTGAATATTTCTCGGAAGATCCATATCTTACAGGGCTTATGGCAAGTGCAGTTACCCTTGGAATTAAAGATGGTGGATCAACTGGAACAGTTAAACATTTTGCATGTAATGACCAGGAGTATAAAAGATCAATTGTTGACTCTGTAGTCTCTGAAAGGGCACTAAGGGAGATACATTTAAAAGCCTTTGAAATGGTTGTTAAGGAGGGTGAAGCTGTAAGTATAATGACAGCATACAATCCTATTAACGGTATATGGACAGCTTCCAATTACGACTTAAATACAACAATCCTAAGGGGAGAGTGGGGCTTTAAAGGTATAGTTATGACTGACTGGTGGGCTAAAATGAATGATCCTGTTAATGGAGGTGAACCCTCAATACAACAGGCAGCATCAATGGTTAGAGCTCAAAACGATATCTATATGCTTGTAAATAACTACGGTGCAGAAGTTAACGGATTAGGTGATGATTTAAGTGAATCAGTAGAAAGTGGTGTTTTAACTATAGGTGAGTTACAACGTTGTGCTAGGAATATATGTAATTTTATACTAGATGCAAAAGTTATAGAAAGACCTATTAAAGAACCAATTGTAACTAAAGTTCCAGCAGCTGTTGGGGATACGGCTGAGTTTAAAACAAATTCAGAGATAAAATTTAATACTACAGTTGATGGAACTAAAACATTTATTGTAGATGAGGAGGGAGAGTACAGTTTAGTTATCTATATGTGTCATGATAATGACCCAGCTGCACAATCCTCCTGTAACCTTCTACTTAATAACGAATATATAACTAATATTCAATTAAACGGTTCATTTGGGAACTGGGTTAGACAGAAAGATTTAAATGTATATTTAGAAAAGGGTCTATATCAGATTGATATTAAGTTTACAAAACCAGGTTTAGAGATTGGTCATATAGTTTTTACTAAGAATTAG
- a CDS encoding GGDEF domain-containing protein — translation MGEASIDVIKFKYRSIDRKWLNIHFFISLALVFSVLLLEITIGYIVYRSGEINSTIPRYLLKFLILPTLVNSLIVLLNYLILKSNKVPQYVKIYSTSILLLLICLIVFTVHSTFSALYFIFLLPILLTTIYGSYRLSTITSFLSIIGVILSELFIVWDLDKPSIFENGLRTSNFIIAIFILFFFYIMNLVVIYFERIRSRGELKKDFERHHLKKKIKVDELTGIYNRIAFRAAIDEMEEDKSLNSYIFVMLDIDNFKTLNDTFGHVVGDECLKELGSILEKCMFGSTAFRYGGDEFSIIFKNVKEGEVIDICNKINSMFSQYAKGFKCEKPITLSFGVAHYRKDISPSDLIVNSDLALYESKKTKNKITLFKDILSYQ, via the coding sequence ATGGGGGAAGCATCTATTGATGTAATAAAATTTAAGTATCGATCTATAGATAGAAAGTGGCTAAATATCCATTTTTTTATATCCCTAGCCCTAGTCTTTTCTGTCTTATTATTAGAGATTACAATTGGTTATATTGTCTATCGTTCAGGAGAGATTAACTCAACAATTCCAAGGTACCTATTAAAATTTCTTATCCTTCCTACCCTTGTTAACAGTTTGATAGTGCTTTTAAACTATTTAATTTTAAAGTCTAATAAAGTTCCCCAATATGTTAAAATATACTCTACCTCTATTCTCCTACTACTAATATGTTTAATAGTTTTCACTGTTCATTCAACATTTTCAGCACTATATTTTATTTTTTTACTACCAATTTTGCTTACTACTATTTATGGCAGTTATAGGTTATCAACAATTACATCATTTTTATCAATTATAGGTGTTATACTATCGGAGCTCTTTATAGTATGGGATTTAGATAAACCATCTATATTTGAAAATGGATTAAGGACAAGTAACTTTATAATTGCAATCTTTATCCTCTTTTTCTTTTATATTATGAATCTGGTTGTTATATATTTTGAAAGAATAAGGAGTAGGGGAGAGTTAAAAAAAGATTTTGAGCGACATCACCTAAAGAAGAAGATAAAAGTAGATGAATTAACAGGCATATATAACCGAATAGCATTTAGAGCTGCTATAGATGAAATGGAAGAGGATAAATCTTTAAACTCCTACATCTTTGTGATGCTAGATATTGATAATTTTAAAACCCTTAATGACACATTTGGACATGTTGTAGGGGATGAGTGCCTTAAAGAGTTGGGAAGTATCTTAGAAAAGTGTATGTTTGGATCTACAGCCTTTAGGTATGGTGGGGATGAGTTCTCAATAATTTTTAAAAATGTAAAAGAGGGGGAGGTTATAGATATTTGTAATAAAATTAACTCTATGTTTTCCCAATATGCAAAAGGGTTTAAGTGTGAAAAACCAATAACCCTAAGTTTTGGTGTAGCCCATTATAGAAAGGATATATCCCCATCGGATCTAATAGTTAACTCTGATCTAGCTCTATATGAGTCTAAAAAAACAAAAAATAAAATAACACTATTTAAAGATATATTATCATACCAATAA
- a CDS encoding ABC transporter ATP-binding protein: MAKNRNTYNEDELLEQEFNVGQLKRLLSYVKKYKKQMILALIVILTSAVANLMMPIMMKFVIDDYIPNKNVHAIITASIVFILIIILSSISMKFRIRYMAKIGNGVIKDIRSDIFNHIQKLSFSFYDSRPHGKILVRIVNYVNSLSELLSNGLINLIVDFFSFIVALIIMLFLSVKLTLITLIFVPLATWLIFLIKNKQRTSMQDVSTKQSNMNAYIHESISGMKVTQSFTREDVNLKVFEELMDDYQEKWMISRHYIALIFPIVKNIAITSQGVMLVAALLFFKESMTAGIIVAALGYSGSFWQPLLNISEFYNQLISASAYLERIFETIDIEPDIKDIPDAKPLGKINGDIKFENVVFGYEKDQIILNNFNLNIKAGEKIALVGPTGAGKTTVVNLVSRFYDINSGSITIDGVDISKVTLRSLRSQMGIMMQDTFIFSGTIIDNIRYGRLDATDNEVIEAAKVVKAHDFIKNMKDGYYTEVNERGTRLSVGQRQLISFARALLMNPAILILDEATSSIDTQSEKIIQEGLEKLLENRTSFVIAHRLSTIKQADRILVINNRGIEEMGSHDELLKKKGHYYDLYSAQLKFLQV, encoded by the coding sequence ATGGCTAAAAATAGAAATACATATAACGAAGATGAGTTATTAGAACAAGAATTCAATGTAGGGCAGTTAAAAAGACTTTTATCCTATGTAAAAAAATATAAAAAACAGATGATTTTAGCACTAATTGTTATATTAACTTCAGCTGTTGCTAACTTAATGATGCCAATTATGATGAAGTTTGTAATTGATGACTACATTCCAAATAAGAATGTTCACGCCATTATTACCGCTTCTATAGTGTTTATACTAATTATTATTCTAAGTAGTATTAGTATGAAGTTTAGAATTCGATATATGGCAAAGATTGGAAATGGTGTAATTAAAGATATTCGATCTGATATATTTAATCATATACAGAAGTTATCCTTCTCATTTTATGACTCTAGACCCCATGGAAAGATTCTAGTTAGAATTGTTAACTATGTAAACTCTTTAAGTGAGCTGTTATCTAACGGCTTAATAAATTTAATTGTAGACTTCTTCTCCTTTATTGTAGCCCTTATAATAATGCTATTTTTAAGTGTTAAGTTAACCCTAATTACCCTAATATTTGTTCCCCTTGCAACATGGCTTATTTTCCTAATTAAAAATAAACAACGTACTTCTATGCAGGATGTAAGTACAAAACAGTCAAATATGAATGCATATATCCATGAGAGTATTAGTGGAATGAAGGTAACTCAATCTTTTACAAGGGAGGATGTTAATTTAAAGGTTTTTGAAGAGTTAATGGATGATTATCAGGAAAAGTGGATGATCTCCAGGCACTATATTGCCCTAATTTTTCCTATTGTTAAAAACATTGCAATTACATCCCAGGGGGTTATGTTAGTAGCAGCCCTACTATTTTTTAAGGAGAGTATGACTGCTGGAATAATAGTTGCAGCCCTTGGTTACTCAGGTAGTTTTTGGCAACCATTGCTAAATATAAGTGAGTTCTATAACCAATTAATATCAGCAAGTGCCTATCTTGAAAGAATTTTTGAAACTATTGATATAGAGCCGGATATAAAAGATATTCCAGATGCAAAACCACTTGGTAAGATAAATGGTGATATAAAATTTGAAAACGTTGTATTTGGATACGAGAAGGATCAGATTATATTAAATAATTTTAATCTTAATATAAAAGCCGGGGAGAAGATTGCCCTAGTTGGTCCTACAGGAGCAGGGAAAACAACTGTTGTTAACCTTGTAAGTCGTTTTTATGATATAAATAGTGGATCTATTACAATTGATGGTGTTGATATATCTAAGGTGACCTTAAGAAGTTTAAGAAGCCAAATGGGTATAATGATGCAGGATACATTTATTTTTAGTGGTACAATTATTGATAATATAAGGTATGGAAGGTTAGACGCTACAGATAATGAGGTTATAGAGGCTGCTAAAGTTGTAAAGGCCCATGATTTTATAAAAAATATGAAAGATGGTTATTATACAGAGGTTAATGAGAGGGGAACAAGGCTCTCTGTTGGACAGCGTCAACTTATCTCCTTTGCTAGAGCTCTTTTAATGAACCCAGCCATACTGATTCTAGATGAGGCAACTTCAAGTATAGACACCCAGTCAGAAAAGATAATACAGGAGGGGTTAGAGAAACTTCTTGAAAATAGAACCTCATTTGTTATAGCCCATAGACTCTCAACTATAAAGCAGGCAGATAGAATTCTTGTAATAAATAATAGAGGTATAGAGGAGATGGGCTCCCATGATGAGTTATTAAAGAAGAAGGGGCACTATTACGATCTATACAGCGCCCAGTTAAAGTTTCTACAGGTTTAG